One window of the Bacillota bacterium genome contains the following:
- a CDS encoding 5-oxoprolinase subunit PxpA, whose translation MDVNSDLGESYGRYTLGNDQVLMKYISSANIACGFHAGDPSVMRHTIQWAKENDVGVGAHPGYLDLQGFGRRSMDMTPQELEDFILYQLGAIAGFAKAAGVRVRHLKCHGALGNDLHRFPREGKEEIVKAVGRAVLEFDPDIVLVGFAASDMVAIWREMGLKAADEIFADRAYNPDLTLVSRRVPGAVITDPGEVVARVLAMVKTKSIMAVDGRVVKDVPMDTICIHGDTPTAVDLARQLKERFDQEGIEVRAFEGR comes from the coding sequence ATGGACGTCAACAGTGACCTTGGTGAGAGCTACGGCAGGTACACTCTGGGTAATGACCAGGTACTCATGAAGTACATCAGCTCGGCCAACATAGCCTGTGGCTTTCACGCGGGTGACCCGTCTGTGATGAGGCACACCATACAGTGGGCCAAGGAGAACGACGTGGGTGTGGGGGCCCACCCGGGCTACCTGGACCTGCAGGGCTTCGGCCGCAGGAGCATGGACATGACCCCCCAGGAGCTGGAGGACTTCATACTCTACCAGCTGGGGGCCATCGCCGGCTTCGCAAAGGCGGCTGGTGTCAGGGTAAGGCACCTGAAGTGCCACGGTGCCCTGGGCAACGACCTTCACCGCTTCCCCAGGGAAGGCAAGGAGGAAATCGTGAAGGCCGTGGGCCGGGCGGTGCTGGAGTTCGACCCGGATATAGTCCTGGTGGGCTTCGCGGCCTCGGACATGGTGGCCATATGGCGGGAGATGGGGCTGAAGGCGGCGGACGAGATCTTCGCGGACAGGGCCTACAACCCCGACCTCACCCTGGTGTCCCGGAGGGTGCCCGGCGCGGTCATCACCGACCCCGGCGAGGTTGTGGCCCGGGTTTTAGCCATGGTGAAGACCAAGAGCATAATGGCTGTAGACGGCCGAGTGGTCAAGGACGTCCCCATGGACACCATCTGCATCCACGGGGATACGCCCACAGCGGTGGACCTTGCCAGGCAGCTGAAGGAGCGGTTTGACCAGGAGGGCATCGAGGTGAGGGCATTCGAGGGACGCTAG
- a CDS encoding putative hydro-lyase, which produces MRVDIGGVRPPEARRLFREGKAQGPTAGWCRGYAQANLAVMPRKDAYDFLLFCVRNPKPCPVLDVTEAGSAEPRRAAPGADIRYDLSQYRVYRKGEFVEEPGDIAAYWGPDMVGFLLGCSFSFEDALLEAKIPMKHIEHGENVAIYNTTIQCEPAGRFSGTMVVSMRPIPGRLVPRAVTVTSRFPGVHGIPVHVGDPEAIGIKDVFKVDWGDPPRMEPGDVPVFWACGVTPQAVALNSKPDLMLTHSPGRMFITDILNESLSVL; this is translated from the coding sequence ATGAGGGTGGACATTGGCGGCGTGAGGCCGCCTGAGGCGAGGCGGCTCTTCCGTGAGGGCAAGGCCCAGGGCCCCACGGCGGGATGGTGCCGTGGCTATGCCCAGGCGAACCTGGCGGTCATGCCCAGGAAGGACGCCTATGACTTCCTGCTGTTCTGCGTGAGGAACCCCAAGCCCTGCCCCGTGCTGGATGTCACCGAGGCGGGGTCCGCGGAGCCCAGGCGGGCGGCTCCGGGCGCTGACATCCGCTACGACCTGTCCCAGTACAGGGTGTACAGGAAGGGCGAGTTCGTGGAGGAGCCGGGGGACATCGCGGCCTACTGGGGGCCCGACATGGTGGGCTTCCTCCTGGGCTGCAGCTTCTCCTTCGAGGACGCCCTCCTGGAGGCGAAAATACCCATGAAGCACATAGAGCATGGCGAGAATGTGGCCATCTACAACACCACCATACAGTGCGAGCCCGCCGGGCGGTTCTCCGGAACCATGGTGGTGAGCATGAGGCCCATACCGGGACGCCTGGTGCCCCGGGCCGTCACCGTGACGAGCCGGTTCCCCGGTGTGCATGGCATTCCGGTGCACGTGGGAGACCCGGAGGCTATCGGCATCAAGGACGTGTTCAAGGTTGACTGGGGGGATCCCCCCAGGATGGAGCCCGGGGACGTGCCTGTGTTCTGGGCCTGCGGGGTCACGCCCCAGGCGGTGGCCTTGAACAGCAAGCCTGACCTGATGCTCACCCACTCGCCTGGGCGAATGTTCATCACCGACATCTTAAACGAATCCCTGTCAGTCCTGTAA
- a CDS encoding biotin-dependent carboxyltransferase family protein: MTGLRVVHPGALTTVQDLGRYGYQGMGLSPSGVLDDYSFRMGNIVLGNDPRSAAVEMVLWAPTLEVTVKTAVALVGGEVRAFINGEEAPMWEALVVEPGDLIEVKEFKTGFASYICVAGGVAVPPVLGSRSTDILGMMGGLEGGLVKKDSVLPVGTPLVPLREMAGRRLGPAYIPDFSGEATVRVIMGPQDDYFTDNGIQTLLTTPYTVSMKSDRMGLRLEGEVIEHGKGADIFSEGITVGAIQVPKNGLPIVLLAGRQTVGGYTKIAVVASVDIHRAAQRRPGDTLRFSATGVDEARGLLLEREALFQKGSALLE, encoded by the coding sequence ATGACAGGGCTGAGGGTTGTTCACCCGGGGGCGCTCACCACCGTTCAGGACCTGGGGCGCTACGGGTACCAGGGCATGGGGCTCTCTCCCTCGGGGGTGCTGGATGACTACTCCTTCCGCATGGGCAACATTGTGCTGGGGAATGACCCAAGATCTGCTGCCGTGGAGATGGTTCTCTGGGCTCCCACCCTGGAGGTTACGGTAAAGACCGCCGTCGCGCTGGTGGGGGGGGAGGTCAGGGCCTTCATCAACGGCGAGGAGGCCCCCATGTGGGAGGCCCTCGTTGTGGAGCCCGGGGACCTCATCGAGGTCAAGGAGTTCAAGACGGGCTTTGCCTCCTACATCTGCGTGGCCGGGGGGGTTGCCGTTCCCCCTGTCCTTGGGTCGAGGTCCACGGACATCCTGGGCATGATGGGAGGGCTTGAAGGTGGTCTCGTGAAGAAGGACAGCGTTCTCCCGGTGGGTACGCCCTTGGTGCCCCTCAGGGAAATGGCGGGGCGGCGGCTCGGGCCTGCCTACATACCGGATTTCTCTGGGGAGGCCACGGTCAGGGTGATAATGGGACCGCAGGATGACTACTTCACGGACAACGGCATCCAGACGCTGCTTACAACCCCCTACACCGTGAGCATGAAGTCAGACCGCATGGGCCTTAGGCTTGAGGGCGAGGTCATAGAGCACGGCAAGGGTGCTGACATCTTTTCCGAGGGGATTACTGTGGGGGCGATACAGGTGCCCAAGAACGGCCTGCCCATTGTGCTCCTGGCCGGCCGGCAGACCGTGGGCGGCTACACCAAGATAGCTGTGGTTGCGTCGGTTGACATTCACAGGGCGGCCCAGAGAAGGCCTGGCGATACCCTGAGGTTCTCGGCCACCGGCGTGGATGAGGCCAGGGGGCTCCTCCTGGAGAGGGAGGCCCTCTTCCAGAAGGGCTCAGCCTTGCTGGAATAA